One segment of Elusimicrobiota bacterium DNA contains the following:
- a CDS encoding fumarylacetoacetate hydrolase family protein — MKLVSFEVATLLGPFTRLGALWREQVVDLNLAAAARLGRLGRSQPRRLADALLPADMLAFLDRGQDALAEARQALDFAAGETEKHRTPAGPRGERVVHQLGDVRLLAPLQPRSLRDFFAYEDHALKAWSRAGAPLPAAWYEHPVYFKGNAREIYGPDQEVPWPSYTRRFDFEAEVACVVGAPGRDLSPEDAPARIAGFTILDDFSARDVMKSEFACGMGPAKGKDFAYGLGPCLVTADEVGPEEDLEIQVRVNGELWSQGRTADRYWSWGLMLSHVSQEETLQPGDVLGSGTFFRGCGLDLERWVKPGDEVELRVDKLGSLRHRIGKPKSQTRLKYGRG, encoded by the coding sequence ATGAAGCTCGTCTCTTTCGAAGTCGCGACCCTGCTGGGGCCCTTCACCCGCCTGGGCGCGCTCTGGCGCGAGCAGGTGGTGGACCTCAACCTCGCGGCCGCGGCCCGCCTGGGCCGGCTCGGCCGGTCCCAGCCCCGCCGTCTGGCCGACGCGCTGCTGCCTGCCGACATGCTCGCCTTCCTCGACCGGGGCCAAGACGCCCTGGCCGAGGCCCGTCAGGCCCTGGATTTCGCCGCCGGCGAGACCGAGAAGCACAGGACCCCGGCCGGGCCCCGGGGCGAGCGCGTCGTCCACCAGCTCGGCGACGTGCGCCTGCTCGCGCCCCTGCAGCCCCGCTCCCTGCGCGACTTCTTCGCCTACGAGGACCACGCCCTGAAGGCCTGGAGTCGGGCCGGCGCGCCCCTGCCCGCGGCCTGGTACGAGCATCCGGTCTATTTCAAGGGCAACGCCCGCGAGATCTACGGCCCGGACCAGGAGGTCCCCTGGCCGAGCTACACCCGGCGCTTCGACTTCGAAGCGGAGGTGGCCTGCGTGGTGGGGGCGCCCGGCCGCGACCTCTCCCCCGAAGACGCCCCGGCCCGCATCGCGGGCTTCACCATCCTCGACGATTTCTCGGCCCGCGACGTCATGAAGTCGGAGTTCGCCTGCGGCATGGGGCCGGCCAAGGGCAAGGACTTCGCCTATGGTCTGGGCCCGTGCCTGGTGACGGCGGACGAGGTGGGGCCCGAGGAGGATCTGGAGATCCAGGTGCGGGTCAACGGCGAGCTCTGGAGCCAAGGCCGCACCGCGGACCGCTACTGGAGCTGGGGGCTGATGCTCTCGCACGTCTCCCAGGAGGAGACCCTCCAGCCGGGGGACGTGCTGGGCTCAGGCACCTTCTTCCGGGGCTGCGGCCTGGACCTGGAGCGCTGGGTGAAGCCAGGAGACGAGGTGGAGCTGCGCGTGGACAAGCTGGGCAGCCTGCGCCACAGGATCGGCAAGCCCAAATCTCAGACGAGGCTGAAATATGGCCGTGGTTAG
- a CDS encoding branched-chain amino acid ABC transporter substrate-binding protein: protein MRSRLSLALAAALGVLAWAGPSACNRVKPIVRIAVTGPLTGDLAPEGLGMQRSVEMAVADSEAGGESLWRFEVAPYDDRAEPETAALVAGRIVADPAVAVVVGHITSGCSIAAAKVYAAAGLTMITPSATSPEVTLQQTRPDWTDPRVALRIPASDAVLGAYAADYAYDRFDLRRMAVVEDGTPYGRDLTAAFRRRFEAKGGVTVPSRSVSRGQRDFTALLSELQALRPDGLFFGGIYTEFGQLLKAARGLGVPWPFLGGDGAKAPELFAVAGPAADGAYLAVSGVPVEDIPSAADFVENYRKRYGGMPRVFDHYAYEAGLIAVECLRHHGSDRPAVLDCIRNSRHSGMLGTIVFDAKGDTLKSVITMTRADAKQKRFVPIY from the coding sequence ATGCGGTCCCGCCTCTCTCTCGCTCTGGCCGCGGCCCTGGGCGTGCTGGCCTGGGCCGGGCCCTCGGCCTGCAACCGCGTCAAGCCCATCGTGCGCATCGCCGTGACCGGGCCCCTGACCGGGGACCTCGCGCCCGAAGGCCTGGGCATGCAGCGCTCGGTGGAGATGGCGGTGGCCGACTCGGAGGCCGGCGGGGAGTCGCTCTGGCGGTTCGAAGTGGCCCCCTACGACGACCGTGCCGAACCGGAGACGGCGGCCCTGGTCGCCGGCCGCATCGTCGCGGACCCCGCGGTGGCCGTGGTGGTGGGGCACATCACCTCCGGCTGCTCCATCGCCGCGGCCAAGGTCTACGCCGCGGCCGGGCTGACCATGATCACCCCGTCGGCGACCAGTCCCGAGGTGACCCTGCAGCAGACCCGCCCGGACTGGACCGATCCCCGGGTGGCGCTGCGCATACCGGCCTCCGACGCGGTCCTGGGCGCCTACGCGGCCGACTACGCCTACGACCGGTTCGATCTGCGCCGCATGGCCGTCGTCGAAGACGGGACTCCCTATGGCCGCGACCTGACCGCGGCGTTCCGCCGGCGCTTCGAGGCCAAGGGCGGCGTGACCGTGCCCTCCCGCAGCGTCTCCCGCGGCCAGAGGGACTTCACGGCGCTCCTCTCCGAGCTGCAAGCCCTGCGGCCGGACGGGCTCTTCTTCGGCGGGATCTACACGGAGTTCGGGCAGCTGCTCAAGGCGGCGCGGGGGCTGGGCGTGCCATGGCCTTTCCTGGGGGGAGACGGGGCCAAGGCTCCGGAGCTCTTCGCCGTCGCCGGCCCGGCCGCCGACGGGGCCTACCTCGCGGTCAGCGGCGTGCCCGTGGAGGACATCCCCAGCGCGGCGGACTTCGTGGAGAACTACCGCAAGCGCTACGGCGGCATGCCGCGGGTCTTCGACCACTACGCCTACGAGGCCGGACTCATCGCCGTGGAATGCCTGCGCCACCACGGCTCCGACCGCCCGGCGGTGCTCGACTGCATCCGGAACAGCCGGCACTCCGGCATGCTCGGCACCATCGTGTTCGACGCCAAAGGCGACACCCTCAAAAGCGTCATCACCATGACCAGGGCCGACGCCAAGCAGAAGCGCTTCGTGCCCATCTATTGA
- a CDS encoding A/G-specific adenine glycosylase, with protein MSLTRPPAAATVRRRLLAWYERSARPLPWRRDADPFRVWVAETMLQQTTMAAVEPRYEDFLRRFPDVRALARARQAHVLRAWAGLGYYARARNLHAAARRIAARPGGDFPRDHDAWLALPGVGRYTAAAVSSIAFGRAHAVLDGNVARVLCRLFAIRSDARRPATRTRLAALAQGLLDPRRPGDWNQAVMELGEVVCTPKSPACGACPWRGLCAARKAGLQSRLPVLGPRAAPQDLSWTCLWIERRGRVLLWKRGRKELLLKGHWGLPEAGRFPARVGARLKTLRHPITRYRLALCLRRARLLGPRPPQARWVERARLKDFLISSLWLKLIQD; from the coding sequence GTGAGCCTGACCCGGCCCCCGGCCGCGGCGACCGTACGGCGGCGCCTGCTGGCTTGGTACGAGCGCTCGGCCCGGCCCCTGCCTTGGCGCCGCGACGCCGACCCCTTCCGCGTCTGGGTGGCGGAGACCATGCTCCAGCAGACCACCATGGCCGCGGTCGAGCCCCGCTATGAGGATTTCCTGCGGCGTTTCCCTGACGTGCGCGCCCTGGCCCGCGCCCGCCAAGCCCACGTCCTGCGCGCCTGGGCGGGCCTGGGCTACTACGCCCGGGCGCGGAACCTGCACGCCGCCGCCCGCCGCATCGCGGCCCGGCCCGGCGGGGACTTCCCGCGCGACCACGACGCCTGGCTCGCCTTGCCCGGCGTCGGCCGCTATACGGCGGCCGCGGTGTCCTCCATAGCCTTCGGCCGCGCCCACGCGGTCCTGGACGGGAATGTGGCCAGAGTGCTGTGCCGGCTCTTCGCGATCCGGTCCGACGCGCGCCGACCCGCCACGCGGACACGACTGGCGGCGCTGGCGCAAGGCCTGCTCGACCCCCGCCGGCCGGGGGATTGGAATCAGGCCGTCATGGAATTGGGCGAGGTCGTCTGCACTCCGAAGAGCCCCGCCTGCGGAGCCTGCCCTTGGCGCGGGCTGTGCGCGGCCCGGAAGGCAGGCCTCCAGTCGCGGCTGCCGGTCCTCGGCCCGCGGGCCGCGCCGCAAGACCTGAGCTGGACCTGCCTATGGATCGAACGCCGCGGCCGCGTCCTGCTCTGGAAGCGCGGCCGGAAGGAACTCCTGCTCAAGGGCCACTGGGGCTTGCCCGAGGCGGGACGTTTTCCAGCCCGGGTCGGAGCCCGGCTGAAGACCCTGCGCCATCCCATCACCCGCTACCGCCTGGCGCTCTGCCTGCGCCGGGCGCGTCTGCTGGGGCCGAGGCCGCCGCAGGCGCGCTGGGTGGAACGCGCGCGCCTCAAGGACTTCCTGATCTCCTCGCTCTGGCTCAAGCTGATTCAAGATTGA
- a CDS encoding BON domain-containing protein yields MKAWMRLLTAAVLAAALSGCMRNVEPVDLSDAAIKARIETALRSQPNLDLRYLTIDVDTGVVTLSGVLKDRREQDLVTRLARRTKGVDQVLVNVFIPE; encoded by the coding sequence ATGAAGGCTTGGATGCGGCTCCTGACCGCGGCGGTCCTGGCCGCAGCCCTGAGCGGCTGCATGCGCAACGTGGAGCCGGTGGACCTCAGCGACGCGGCCATCAAGGCCCGCATCGAGACCGCCTTGCGCAGCCAGCCCAATCTCGACCTGCGCTACCTGACCATCGACGTCGACACCGGGGTCGTGACCCTATCCGGCGTGCTCAAGGACCGGCGCGAGCAGGACCTCGTCACGCGCCTGGCGCGCCGGACCAAGGGCGTGGACCAGGTCCTCGTCAACGTCTTCATCCCCGAGTGA
- a CDS encoding tetratricopeptide repeat protein, producing the protein MADQADRGLRQGARYLDQKQYDQALREFQRAVQANPSEPTTHTMLGVGYYWTGQVDRSLEEYRKALEQDPRSAQVWLLIGISLAWKGEDKGAYEAFKKAAELDGQRADVQMNLGSIEESLGLMEEALEHTRRAVVLDGKNPLYHYQLALLYRRLGRDSDCIDSLHRALGFFPDFEDAVLELGAAEERTGDRKSAQRSFRKAVDLKARDAVARFRLARLMLQGDDSRRARAMMSEAFHLTPEEGGGGLRLSVSYAGGHKAASGPGAAGQPETPASPPPPDNDANDPLSVFTRNLERIPLDQSAIMEVDVVFVPKPRLVKAPVESASSLRKALSQRLSDTDGTPKATRRQYQLRAAKPEERAAQVRQVMEDLRALLKTAPEGADTRLGMNLTFTRLADAGPSRSDAENPPKVSYEPRQVGNDLGLWVIGTGWMGLVEEVLPEAGESPPQPDQSDWWVATGLGYAILGDGQRALSAFVRAGQLDAASVPAQLGRSVASVMTGDEAGAIKALLEARRIDPGNRAAKEGLKWLNRQAAPKQSPQGAGTKGKS; encoded by the coding sequence ATGGCCGACCAGGCCGACCGGGGCCTGCGCCAGGGCGCCCGGTATCTCGACCAAAAGCAGTACGACCAGGCGCTCCGCGAGTTCCAGCGCGCGGTGCAGGCCAATCCCAGCGAACCGACCACGCACACCATGCTGGGCGTGGGGTACTACTGGACCGGCCAAGTGGATCGCTCCTTGGAGGAGTACCGCAAGGCCCTGGAGCAGGACCCGCGCAGCGCCCAGGTCTGGCTCCTCATCGGCATCTCCTTGGCCTGGAAGGGGGAGGACAAGGGCGCCTACGAGGCGTTCAAGAAGGCGGCCGAGCTCGACGGCCAGCGCGCGGATGTCCAGATGAATCTCGGCTCCATCGAGGAGTCCCTGGGCCTGATGGAGGAGGCGCTGGAGCATACCCGCAGGGCCGTCGTACTCGACGGCAAGAACCCGCTCTATCACTACCAGCTCGCGCTGCTCTACCGGAGGCTCGGCCGCGACTCGGACTGCATCGACTCCCTGCACCGGGCGCTGGGCTTCTTCCCCGATTTCGAGGACGCGGTCCTGGAACTGGGCGCCGCCGAGGAGCGCACCGGTGACCGCAAGTCCGCCCAGCGCAGCTTCCGCAAGGCCGTGGACCTCAAGGCGCGCGACGCGGTGGCGCGCTTCCGCCTGGCCCGCCTGATGCTTCAGGGCGACGACTCCCGGCGCGCCCGCGCCATGATGAGCGAGGCCTTCCACCTCACTCCCGAGGAGGGCGGCGGGGGGCTGCGGCTGTCCGTCTCCTACGCCGGCGGCCACAAGGCCGCCTCGGGTCCCGGCGCGGCGGGCCAGCCCGAGACGCCGGCGAGCCCGCCCCCCCCGGATAACGACGCCAACGACCCCCTCTCGGTCTTCACCCGCAACCTGGAGCGCATCCCGCTCGATCAGAGCGCGATCATGGAGGTCGACGTGGTCTTCGTGCCCAAGCCCAGGCTGGTCAAGGCCCCTGTCGAGAGCGCCTCGTCTTTGCGCAAGGCCCTGTCCCAGCGGCTCTCGGACACCGACGGCACGCCCAAGGCGACGCGGCGGCAGTATCAACTGCGCGCCGCCAAGCCCGAGGAGCGCGCCGCGCAGGTCCGCCAGGTCATGGAGGACCTCAGAGCGCTGCTCAAGACAGCGCCCGAGGGGGCCGACACGCGCCTGGGGATGAACCTGACCTTCACCCGCCTCGCCGACGCGGGACCCTCCCGCAGCGACGCGGAGAACCCTCCCAAGGTCTCCTACGAGCCCAGGCAGGTGGGCAACGACCTGGGCCTCTGGGTGATCGGCACCGGCTGGATGGGATTGGTGGAGGAGGTCCTGCCGGAGGCCGGGGAGTCCCCGCCCCAGCCGGACCAGAGCGATTGGTGGGTGGCCACGGGACTGGGCTACGCCATCCTGGGAGACGGCCAAAGGGCCCTGTCCGCCTTCGTGCGCGCGGGGCAGCTCGATGCCGCGAGCGTGCCCGCCCAACTCGGCCGCAGCGTGGCCTCGGTCATGACCGGCGACGAGGCCGGCGCCATCAAGGCTCTCCTCGAGGCGCGCCGCATCGACCCCGGCAACCGCGCGGCCAAGGAAGGCCTCAAGTGGCTCAACCGCCAGGCCGCGCCCAAGCAATCGCCGCAGGGGGCCGGGACCAAGGGGAAAAGCTGA
- the murC gene encoding UDP-N-acetylmuramate--L-alanine ligase, with amino-acid sequence MRAFVRRVHFVGVGGVGMSGIAEVLVNLGYRVSGSDLKASAITRRLKAAGVRVSVGHAAANVGDAQVVVVSSAVRPDNPEVRAARRAGVPVVLRAQMLAELGRMKKTVTVAGSHGKTTTTAMAAMALAAAGAEPTMIVGGQIKNIDSNARLGLGDYLVTEADESDGSFVHLAPLVAVVTNIDNDHLDHHKTMANLRAAFVDHLSRLPFYGAAVLCADDPELARLRPCLRARVISYGISRRADWQARGLRLDKDGSSYEAFHLGRRAARIRLRVPGRHNVLNSLAALAAGRFLGFPLSGLGRGLAAFRGVGRRLDRLGAARGVEFVDDYGHHPTEVRAAVEAVATLWGGRRTMVVFQPHRYSRTKLLAREFGPAFARADQVFVMPIYPAGEAPLPGVSSALILDSLRRSGVACAPFSGSLDVLRQLRPGDVVLTLGAGDVWKTGMDLMRRLAADLASPV; translated from the coding sequence ATGCGCGCCTTCGTCCGGCGCGTGCATTTCGTCGGCGTCGGCGGCGTGGGCATGAGCGGCATCGCCGAGGTCCTCGTCAATCTCGGCTACCGGGTCTCTGGGTCCGACCTCAAGGCGAGCGCGATCACCCGGCGCCTCAAGGCCGCGGGCGTGCGCGTGTCCGTGGGCCATGCCGCCGCCAATGTCGGCGACGCGCAGGTCGTGGTGGTGAGCTCCGCCGTGCGGCCCGACAACCCCGAGGTCCGGGCCGCCCGGCGCGCGGGAGTGCCGGTCGTGCTGCGCGCGCAGATGCTCGCGGAGCTGGGGCGCATGAAGAAGACCGTGACCGTGGCCGGCTCGCACGGCAAGACCACGACCACGGCCATGGCGGCCATGGCCCTGGCCGCGGCCGGGGCCGAGCCCACCATGATCGTGGGCGGGCAGATCAAGAACATCGATTCCAACGCCCGCCTGGGCCTGGGCGACTATCTGGTGACCGAGGCCGACGAATCGGACGGCTCGTTCGTGCACCTGGCGCCCCTGGTGGCCGTGGTCACCAACATCGACAACGACCACCTCGACCACCACAAGACCATGGCCAATCTGCGGGCCGCGTTCGTGGACCATCTCTCGCGCCTGCCTTTCTACGGCGCCGCCGTGCTCTGCGCCGACGACCCGGAGCTGGCCCGTCTGCGCCCCTGCCTGCGCGCGCGGGTCATCTCCTACGGGATATCGCGGCGGGCCGACTGGCAAGCGCGCGGGCTCCGGTTGGACAAGGACGGTTCGAGCTACGAGGCCTTTCATCTCGGCCGGCGCGCGGCCCGCATCCGTCTGCGGGTCCCCGGCCGGCACAACGTGCTCAACTCGCTGGCGGCCCTCGCCGCGGGGCGATTCCTGGGTTTTCCTCTGAGCGGACTGGGACGCGGGTTGGCGGCGTTCCGGGGCGTGGGACGCCGGCTCGACCGTCTGGGCGCGGCCCGCGGAGTCGAGTTCGTAGACGACTACGGCCATCACCCCACCGAGGTCCGGGCTGCGGTGGAGGCGGTGGCGACGCTGTGGGGAGGCCGGCGGACGATGGTCGTCTTCCAGCCGCATCGCTATTCCCGGACCAAGCTCCTGGCCCGCGAGTTCGGCCCCGCCTTCGCGCGCGCCGACCAAGTCTTCGTCATGCCCATCTACCCCGCGGGGGAGGCGCCGCTGCCGGGCGTGAGTTCCGCGCTGATCCTGGATTCCCTGCGCCGCTCCGGGGTCGCCTGCGCTCCTTTCAGCGGCAGCCTGGACGTGCTGCGCCAGCTGCGCCCCGGCGACGTGGTGCTGACCTTGGGCGCGGGCGACGTCTGGAAGACGGGCATGGACCTCATGCGCCGGTTGGCCGCCGATCTGGCGAGCCCGGTCTGA
- the rsmA gene encoding 16S rRNA (adenine(1518)-N(6)/adenine(1519)-N(6))-dimethyltransferase RsmA, whose product MGARLDQHYLVDTAVRDAIAAAAEIAPGDSVLEIGPGRGILTAALLPRARTVVAVELDELLAAQLAAALDRPANLRVVNADFLEFELGSLGPGPWKVAANLPYAVATPILQRLLPWPHWSTAVLMFQKEVAERIAAGPGGADYGLLTLSVAIHASAELLLEASRDCFRPRPKVASAVVLLRRRPEPLVPASEEAAFFRVAKIAFGQRRKMALGVLARGLSLDREKVAAAFAELGIAPAARAEEIPFALWRGLARSLGTQYLSPAPSDEKA is encoded by the coding sequence ATGGGCGCGCGTCTCGATCAGCACTATCTCGTGGACACCGCGGTGCGCGACGCCATCGCGGCCGCCGCTGAGATCGCGCCCGGCGACAGCGTTCTTGAGATCGGCCCGGGGCGCGGCATCCTCACTGCCGCGCTCCTGCCCCGCGCGCGCACGGTCGTGGCCGTGGAGCTCGACGAGCTGCTGGCGGCGCAGCTCGCCGCCGCCCTGGACCGTCCTGCCAATCTGCGCGTGGTCAACGCGGATTTTTTGGAGTTCGAACTGGGGTCGCTCGGGCCGGGGCCCTGGAAGGTCGCGGCCAATCTCCCTTACGCGGTGGCCACGCCGATCCTCCAGCGCCTCCTGCCCTGGCCGCATTGGAGCACCGCCGTGCTCATGTTCCAGAAGGAGGTGGCCGAGCGCATCGCGGCGGGGCCGGGCGGCGCGGATTACGGCTTGCTGACCCTCTCCGTGGCGATCCACGCTTCGGCCGAGCTCCTGCTCGAGGCGTCGCGTGATTGCTTCCGACCGCGGCCCAAGGTGGCCTCGGCCGTGGTGCTGCTTCGGCGTCGTCCCGAACCCTTGGTGCCCGCCTCCGAGGAGGCGGCCTTCTTCCGCGTGGCCAAGATCGCCTTCGGCCAACGGCGCAAGATGGCTCTGGGTGTGCTGGCCCGGGGCCTGAGCCTCGACCGGGAGAAGGTGGCCGCAGCCTTCGCGGAGCTCGGGATCGCTCCTGCCGCGCGGGCCGAAGAGATCCCGTTCGCGCTCTGGCGCGGCCTGGCCCGGAGTTTGGGGACACAATACTTATCTCCCGCTCCGTCAGACGAGAAAGCCTGA
- a CDS encoding glycosyltransferase family 39 protein: protein MSPNLARAGCLAGLALLYLLCLRAYYVGFFNDDAFYLLGARSLLSGGFRELSAPGAPPMTIYMPGYPLVLAQWSWLAGSSPLAAQLLSVALTTAAMGLMWACFASELPPAAAFAAVAVTAFNPLTASISGTVLSDIPFLVMTLLVFLAARPIWEKGSDRAWAGLGAMTGAAFLIRPTGAALTLALVLSLLGERRWGRAAWAAAGAALVAAPWLGRNALIGGSALPYAAQLAAPWSASSAFSDFLIRLARNAGFYGPELFGRTWFRWPAAPGLQALRWATVLLGLAALAVGLREWGGRGWRKLLSVYLLLYAALHLGLHLQSGRYIFTALPMAAPLFFLGLSAVDRRLRMRDRLVLGAAALSLALSLAPVANVVRTSLWRHTPLNTPPLKTLAWIQGATSPADVFAADLDGRWFLLTGRQTVRLRKLYEPGAFAAWLKAARVDYVLTEPNEHFMTTASGGTTHDPMPLDRLRDLLSGGRRVFADAEERTEIYRVGSAADEMVPAPTTTSP, encoded by the coding sequence GTGTCCCCGAATCTGGCGCGGGCGGGCTGCCTAGCGGGCCTGGCGCTGCTCTACCTGCTCTGTTTGCGGGCCTATTATGTGGGCTTCTTCAACGACGACGCCTTCTATCTCCTAGGCGCGCGTTCCTTGCTGTCCGGCGGCTTCCGGGAACTGAGCGCTCCTGGGGCTCCGCCCATGACCATCTACATGCCCGGCTATCCGCTGGTCCTGGCCCAGTGGAGCTGGCTGGCGGGCTCTTCGCCGCTGGCGGCGCAGCTGCTCTCCGTGGCGCTGACCACGGCGGCCATGGGCCTGATGTGGGCGTGCTTCGCCTCCGAGTTGCCGCCCGCCGCGGCTTTCGCCGCCGTCGCGGTGACGGCCTTCAACCCGCTCACGGCGAGCATCTCGGGGACCGTGCTCTCGGATATCCCGTTCTTGGTCATGACGCTGCTGGTCTTCCTGGCGGCGCGGCCGATCTGGGAGAAGGGGTCGGACCGGGCCTGGGCCGGCCTGGGCGCCATGACCGGGGCCGCCTTCCTCATCCGGCCCACAGGCGCGGCCCTCACCCTGGCTTTGGTCCTGTCCTTGCTGGGGGAGAGGCGTTGGGGGCGGGCGGCTTGGGCCGCGGCCGGGGCCGCTCTGGTCGCGGCGCCCTGGCTGGGGCGCAACGCCCTGATCGGCGGCTCGGCTTTGCCCTACGCTGCGCAGCTGGCCGCGCCTTGGAGCGCCTCGTCGGCCTTCAGCGACTTCCTGATCCGGCTGGCCCGCAACGCCGGGTTCTATGGTCCCGAGCTCTTCGGACGGACCTGGTTCCGTTGGCCGGCAGCGCCGGGCCTCCAGGCCTTGCGCTGGGCCACCGTCCTGCTGGGCTTGGCCGCGCTGGCCGTCGGCCTGCGCGAGTGGGGAGGCCGGGGTTGGCGCAAGCTTCTGAGCGTGTATCTGCTGCTCTATGCGGCGCTGCACCTGGGACTCCACCTCCAGTCAGGCCGTTATATTTTCACCGCCTTGCCCATGGCCGCCCCCCTGTTCTTCCTGGGCCTGTCCGCGGTCGACCGGAGGCTGCGCATGCGGGACAGACTGGTCTTAGGCGCGGCGGCCTTGAGCTTGGCCTTGAGCCTCGCGCCCGTGGCCAACGTCGTGAGGACTTCGCTTTGGCGGCACACTCCGCTCAACACGCCGCCCCTGAAGACATTGGCCTGGATCCAGGGCGCGACCTCGCCGGCGGACGTCTTCGCGGCGGATCTTGACGGGAGGTGGTTCTTGCTCACGGGCCGCCAGACGGTGCGCCTGCGCAAGCTCTATGAGCCCGGCGCTTTCGCAGCCTGGCTCAAGGCCGCGCGCGTGGACTACGTCCTGACCGAGCCCAATGAGCATTTCATGACCACGGCTTCAGGCGGGACCACGCATGACCCCATGCCTCTGGACCGACTGCGGGACCTGCTCTCCGGCGGCCGGCGCGTCTTCGCCGACGCGGAGGAAAGGACCGAGATCTACCGGGTCGGTTCGGCGGCCGACGAGATGGTCCCCGCGCCGACGACGACCTCTCCCTGA
- the mnmA gene encoding tRNA 2-thiouridine(34) synthase MnmA — MANGKTVAVGLSGGVDSAVAARILQERGFAVVGLTMQTWDGSLPIPDRGRSGCYGPGEARDLAAAREVARRLGIPHHTIPLAAEFKTLVLDYFRGEYRCGRTPNPCVRCNQAIKFGLLLKKARESGIRFSGFATGHYARVEARTADGRILLKRGADRRKDQSYFLARLSQEQLAALVLPLGALTKARVKELARGLGWHDVADKSESQDFIESPDYGVLFDESDSRPGPIQDLSGRVIARHKGIVHYTVGQRKGVGLSGAGRPLYVARIDAASRTVIVGPKEALYCARFTVREATWISLSGPPAQPVQVEVQVRQQHRPAVAEVSPGDEPGTIQVDCAEPQLSVTPGQTAVFYQGEVVVGAGTISSAAEPTR; from the coding sequence ATGGCCAACGGGAAAACGGTCGCCGTGGGCTTGAGCGGCGGGGTGGACTCCGCCGTCGCGGCGCGCATCCTCCAGGAGCGAGGTTTCGCGGTCGTGGGCCTGACCATGCAGACCTGGGACGGGTCCCTGCCCATCCCGGACCGCGGCCGCTCCGGCTGCTACGGCCCCGGCGAGGCTCGCGATCTGGCGGCCGCCCGCGAAGTGGCCCGGCGCCTGGGGATCCCCCATCACACCATCCCCCTGGCGGCGGAGTTCAAGACCCTGGTCCTGGATTATTTCCGCGGGGAGTACCGTTGCGGCCGCACGCCCAACCCCTGCGTGCGCTGCAACCAGGCCATCAAGTTCGGTCTGCTCCTCAAGAAAGCCCGCGAATCCGGCATCCGCTTCTCCGGCTTCGCCACCGGCCATTACGCGCGCGTCGAGGCCCGGACCGCGGACGGACGCATCCTCTTGAAGCGCGGCGCGGACCGCCGCAAAGACCAGTCCTATTTCCTGGCGCGCCTGAGCCAAGAGCAGTTGGCGGCGCTGGTCCTGCCGCTGGGCGCATTGACCAAGGCCCGGGTCAAGGAACTGGCCCGAGGCCTCGGCTGGCACGACGTCGCGGACAAGTCCGAGAGTCAGGACTTCATCGAAAGCCCCGATTACGGCGTGCTCTTCGACGAGTCCGATTCCCGTCCGGGGCCCATCCAGGACCTCTCCGGCCGGGTCATCGCCCGGCACAAAGGCATCGTCCACTACACCGTGGGCCAGCGCAAAGGCGTCGGTTTGAGCGGAGCGGGCCGGCCGCTCTACGTGGCACGCATCGACGCCGCCTCCCGCACGGTCATCGTCGGGCCCAAGGAAGCCTTGTACTGCGCGCGCTTCACGGTGCGCGAAGCCACTTGGATCAGCCTCAGCGGCCCCCCGGCGCAGCCCGTCCAAGTCGAAGTCCAAGTCCGCCAGCAGCACCGGCCGGCCGTCGCCGAGGTCTCGCCAGGCGATGAGCCGGGCACGATCCAAGTCGATTGCGCCGAGCCCCAGCTCTCGGTGACGCCCGGACAGACCGCGGTCTTCTATCAGGGAGAGGTCGTCGTCGGCGCGGGGACCATCTCGTCGGCCGCCGAACCGACCCGGTAG
- the efp gene encoding elongation factor P — protein sequence MISTADFHNGLVFEDEGQFWEILSYQHHRKSQSAAVYRTTLRSLSTGSVCERSYSSGSKFREVPVTKREKHYSYDEGDMAVFIDSETYEQVSFPKAKLGPQARFLCENMEVLAVYVDDKLTNIELPPNVVLTVSSTVPGVKGDSVSNMVKPATLETGLEISVPLFIKEGDKIRVDTRTCGYVERVKE from the coding sequence ATGATCAGCACTGCTGATTTCCACAATGGCCTGGTCTTCGAGGACGAGGGACAGTTCTGGGAGATCCTCAGCTACCAGCATCATCGCAAGTCCCAGTCCGCGGCCGTCTACCGCACCACCTTGCGTTCCCTGTCCACGGGCTCCGTCTGCGAGCGGTCCTACTCCTCGGGCAGCAAGTTCCGCGAGGTCCCGGTGACCAAGCGCGAGAAGCATTACAGCTACGACGAGGGCGACATGGCCGTGTTCATCGACTCGGAGACCTACGAGCAGGTCTCCTTCCCTAAGGCCAAGCTCGGGCCGCAGGCCAGGTTCCTGTGCGAGAACATGGAGGTCCTGGCGGTCTACGTCGACGACAAGCTGACCAACATCGAGCTGCCGCCCAACGTGGTGCTCACCGTCTCCTCGACCGTCCCCGGAGTCAAGGGCGACTCGGTCTCCAACATGGTCAAGCCCGCCACCTTGGAGACGGGCCTGGAGATCTCGGTGCCGCTCTTCATCAAGGAGGGCGACAAGATCCGGGTGGACACCCGCACCTGCGGCTACGTGGAGCGGGTCAAGGAATAG